In Gossypium hirsutum isolate 1008001.06 chromosome A10, Gossypium_hirsutum_v2.1, whole genome shotgun sequence, the DNA window ACAAGTGCACGTGAAAGGCTCATGGgggttttctttctctctttatttAGGAATAATACCCAAATTTTCCCCTTTTAAAATCATTCAACAAGTTCTCCATTCAATCttgaatttctttttcattattctttaattattattttaaattttctagttGTAGCAAATAAGTTGGGTGTTCATCCACacctattttatttgattttgacaCCTCAAAACCTCTCATTAtctaactttatatatataaaaacatgtcaaaattataaatattgcttggtttgaaaattttcacCATGACTTAAggaatttatttttttgtgaattacaGACAGCGACTAACGCGACTTGAATCCATATCACACTTAAGACATTAAACATATTTAACCATCAGACCAATACACAGGAGTCaagagatttatttattttagtatgaAAGTAAAcatacaattatattaaatttaatacttaccatcgTAAAAACTCTCTAAATTTTATTCGATTTTGTTCTAAAAGTCAAAAGGTTTTGTTTTTAgtcatatgaaaataattttttttcttctaaacaTGTGAGAGATTAGGTAATTGGAAACTTAGACAAGGAAAGAGATCTTCGTTTGAAAAATGGTGTCctatatttataccaagattagcaggtataattttaaaaaagaagtCATATATTTATACAGAGTGTGACTTAAGCATGATGTTAAAGTTTTACtgtaataatatatgaaatttatgaattaatatatacGAGTATATCTATCACacgtataatttttaattaattttaaattgaaatttttatacaatcacaaagaaatttaaataaacctaaacttttaaaaattctataaaatttaatgattaaatttaaatgatttattagaAATGGATAAGTATTAGGTAATAGGTGGGTAACAAAACGATGTCACATTCGATATTAAATTGTCACGTTTATTGTTTGGTTGTAGAATGATATGGTCCAAAATCATGAGATTGGTTTATGTTGATGAGTTGATTTCCATTTTTATTCGGCCAAAACAGCAAAGGATAGCCCCCATATGGGAGCCTAACGCCTTACATAAGTTTAAATTAAATGTGATCACatgtttgtttctttgtttttttttttttttttgcttttttttactTGCCACTCACGGAAAACTTTTCAATCacctttaattttgggtaattttagatacatttttagaaataaaattagattacgaaaatttataattgttggggtcaaaatttaaacaattataacccatttaaaaacatttttaaacaaTTATGTAAATTCATTTTAATCCTTCTACTAAAATTGATTAGAATTTAGTTTTTCACAttaaaaagttatttaaattatgactttttttataaaatattaattaattacgaaaatggaggagagaaaaaaattatttaagaaaatgaGTTTTTTGAATAGTATCATCGGTGCCGCTTGACACATTTGTGGCACCACTCCACTTTCTCCCCAATCATtagcttttttaaaaataattttttttatgctgCTACAGTGTTAGGCGATactaatatgtatttttaataaatatttaagaaaatacGAATATATTAGactacaaaatatatatttttaatgggtACTTCCTAACAACTTGGCAAcaccattttaattttttttaaaaattacgtCTTGAGATGTGTACTTTtaattcttgtattttttttttcaacactCCAAAGTTAAAATGTAGctcatttaaaatttgattaacaACTTGAATAGGATTAAAATCGTGATGCAATAACTTTCCTCActtttattcatttctttctttttcttttcaccttgaatgcttatattttttattttatttcttttcattgcATGGGCTTCCACCCCTAACatccttgaattttttttcccttaggccacttttttttttaaatatatatattggtgtTGCTTGACACACCAGCAacatcaattaaaaaatatttttttactttgacTAGTGTCGTTTGATACATCAacagtatttttttttttgtttttaacaaGTATACTcgtatttttttgaatattttttaaaaaaatatataacaatgTCACTTGACATAATAGtagtatcaatttttttttttagaatcattATTGTTTGATGATTAGGGGAAAAGTGGGGTGGTGCTGCCTAATACACCGATGGAGACTGCTCAAAACAACCCattattgtaatttatatttttatttttttgtaaaaaatctAAATTATGACCACGTTACATTACAATTTATCTTTAAGTTACTAACAATTTAGAAAAAGAAATCATCCCCAATCAATTTACCTATTACCTAACTCAACCCATAAAAAACttaatcttttcaaaaaaaaaatcatatatttttaaactattatatagttaaaaaaatttagactTGATGGATTTTTTTTAGCCACGTGATAATTCAAAAAGGCATAAAAATTTTTAAGGgtgattagatttttttataagtCGAGTTATGAATTGctatgatatatttttaaaatcaaaataaattataataaataaaaagttcagATAACACTGATACAAGTACAGCAcgacaaaaaaatacaaaacaaagACCATCAACAAATTTCCAAAAAGAAATCTCCAAACCCATTTCTctgttattaaaaaataataaaataaattatacaaataaaaatgcttgaaaagaaaaaagttatttttattattattattttaaaaaaattatattaataaatatgaactacttatatttaaaaaaatagattcaaactttaaaaataatattattgaaataaaaattcaagtgaattttaaaataatcttattCATAAACCCATATTATAAAGCTTAATTAGTGGTATTATTCTTAAAAAAGGAAAGGTTATGAATTATACAGGACTTATATGTGACATTCACGTGTATGTAACGTTAGTGAAGtttaaaatattaacattttcattcattttaaaatgatttgacaaaaaatataaatttaaaaattaaaagaccaAATAAGAGATtatgtcaaataaaaaatttggtaTGACATTTTTAgtccaaagaaaaaaagaaaattaaaaagaatgcATGTTCCACGtgcttaaattaaaatcaaagatctTCTAactgttatattattattttataaattaattatttatgtgtaTCTCGTTGTAGTGCGCTACTGTGTttctttaaacattttgaaaaaacGTTGGTGCCCACCGCTAACGCAATCTCACTTTATATATATAGAGCCTTTGCTCGTACAACTATTCCCCTCCCATCCGTTTCTTCTGCTTTTGAAATCCTTACGGAAACCTCAAATAAGATGAGACGAAACTGCAACTTGGAGCTTCGTCTCCATCCTTCTAGTTATTCCGGCGGCGACCGGTATGTACTTCACTTTCTTCGGTGCTGCATGTGTTGTTTTATATAAAATGTTGGTTTATACATTGGGAGAAGCGAATTATGTtacgatttttatttttattttttttgttgatgATTGAAGGGTGGAAGAGAGCAGTGAAAACCCAGAAAATCAACAGCAACAGTTAACGATTTTCTACAATGGAAGAGTTTGTGTTTGTGATGTTACAGAGATCCaggtatttaatatttaaattttatttctgttCTTTATATATACTCGACATATAAATCCAAAAAACAAagcttttttaattttgaaaagaacTCCATGCTTTGCGTGTTGTACCTTTTTGAAATTCATTAAAGTAGCGGCGGCGACTGTGTTTTCATGGCGACAAGTTGCTTCACCCAAGCCCTGGGagtataaaaaatacatataaatgaTTTGGGTTTAATTTATTGGTTGTAAAGATTTGAGAGTGAACTGGGATGGAATTTGGGCAGGCAAGAGCCATTCTTATGATTGCAAACCGAGAAACGGATGAACGACTAAGGACTCCGAGGCAGGGATCGGAACCGGCTTCACCGATGGTACACTCTCAGATAAATAGTCCGAATAATGGACTTTCCACAAGCATGAAGAGATCGCTTCAACGGTTCCTCCAAAAACGAAAGAATCGAATCCAAGCTACCTCTCCTTACCATTAATATATGTATCCTTTGCTATTTAGTGTAACTGAAGGAATGGATCCCATCTTTTTTGGCTAGCAATGACTACTAGTAACTATTTCCATCAAAGGAAATTGCCCATCAAAggcttttttttcattttcctttttttgtaaattttgtatGAGATATTGTAGTAGCTAGCTTCATGATCATCATGTATTTTTACAtttctttattcaatttttttttatatggacGCAAAAAACTAAACTTTCAATATGGCTGGTCCGAAAATTGAACTGGTCAAAAGTAATTGTAGGGTCAGTGTTATAATTACTTGAAGTTTAGTAGACTATGGACCTCTATTTCTGCCACGAGTTTCAAATGTGTCTTTGtaattgtttgaattttgatacaactaatttcctttttttttaatcttttatcaTCTTATAAAAAATTGGGTTAATTtgtatatataaagtttataaatccCTTGTGTTGACTTATGATTAAAGTGTTCCTTGCTTCAAGTAGTATGAGTTGCGCTGTTTATATACTATATCTTATAAATTTTACGTACAtgtatttttaatcttcaaagtcgattttttgtattaattttgtcaaaaaatttaatatggtttCCATTTTAGTCTtgaatccaattcaatttttagttttttttcccttAATGGATGGAATATCGATGGTTCAGAAAAAATAATATTGCAATTAGTGAGAAGAAAGAGTGTTAGAGATGGCTTGATTGGAAAGGTCCACAGTCGGTAGCGTGGACTCTAGCTAATCATAGCTCCTCTCATGCAATAAACAtggaaaattatttaaataaaataaacataagaaTCTTTGTTAAAAGCCGACTTCATTCTTCAAACACAACCCcacaaattattttatacatactTTTCCAtatagtaaatttatgttttaattcaaaatttacttccatatatttaaataaatttaatatttattaattgagTCTTAGTTTATTTAGTATTAATATTGTTATTCGTATAAAAAAACGTGGATTCGAATATATTAAAGTGTTGTCTAACAcgttagagaataaaaataaatatatataaaataaaatataaatagaatgatttatatttaatttgtcaaatataaaaaataatcaaaaccgTAACAAAAGTTGAAATCAAAAGGGAGAATatggtacttggagaaacgttggttGAATGTCTCCTAAAATACAACAACAAAAATGATCAAAGCAGTAGCACATCTGCAGCGATCAACGGACAAACGTTGCTTTTTTCTATCATAGGAACGTTgaaaaatatggagaagaaaaagaagagtttTGAGAGTAAAAGATATTATTGCCGGTGCAAAATGACGTAAGTTCAATTTTATTGAAGTGCATTGTTCTTAGAAAGTGGTTTATGagtagttctagacattataaaaaaaaaatcacgaATTGTAATGCTACACTCttatgaaaagaaataaataaaaaatgatatttgaatttcaatatttatttttaaataaatttagatttaaaaaGTTCAACATCACTTAATTTTCTCTGTCTTGATTACGATATcgttcttttatatataaaagacTAGGTTCCAAAAATGTGAATTGTGAGAATGTTGTGTGGGATCGAGATGTCACCTTCAATGTCGGTGAAAAATGCCAAAGGAAACTACCCCGAAGGTGTATGTGTGAGATTGAGAAATTTGATAGAATATATAGAGAAAGAGGAGGGACGAAAGGTCTCAAATAATTCCAACATTTATAGATTTATTGATTGTTTGTATATATTTTACGCTTTACTTTTTGTCTCTCCTTTTAACTGTAATTAGCAAAATAATTATGATGAttaatttcacatatattcatttgATTATCATGTCTAATCATGATCTAATTTTAGTGTAAATCAaattttagatatgatatataaaaaaaatagtgtaATTGAAATTTAAGAGTGTCATTTCTTTATCATTTAACACATCAATTTTAAGTTGTTTATGCGGCAAGTACAATTGTATAAACATGTTTCAAATAAAAGTGAAGTCAAGAATTTTATACCATTAAAATATTTGGGGGactaaattttttatgttaaaatagattaaattaaattattcatttttgGGAGAAGCCAACAatgcaaaattttcatttaattagaGCTAAaacgaattaaattaaatttttaagagaGACTAAAAAGAGTTGTGCAATTTAATCACTAGGCTCACGGCCTTAGGTATATCTCTTGTTTCAATTTTGATCTGCTTGTTTTAAATATGCTTCACATCGAACTAACATGTAATTTCTAAATTGATGGGAAGCCTTCACTATTaccatatttatattttgatttcccaattagaatgttttgaaatttcaaaattaatttgaCATCTAAACCATAATTAACATAGTTCTAATAGTGTTAACCCTAATTTTATTAACAATTGGTCATATCATTCTCGTGCAATAACATTAAAGACTAATATATCAAATTGGAATAATAAAATTCaagtatgaaattgaatattCAAGTTAAATATACCTCAAATTTGGGTCTTCCTTGGAAAGTTTtcttctattatatatatacatattattaataattattagttGTAATGATAAGacatgttatatttttataaagagAATTTAGATTTAACTTCTAAAGATAATATTGATGAAAGGAACAACTATGAAGTTTGAAatggatgattttttttctttgaaatttcatacaGTAAATGGCTTTTATACTCAGTTgactcaaaataattaattatttatggaaATAACCCAAGCCAAAACTTATGTACGAAAATGACCCGTTCTTCACAGTGCCTATCGATGCCACCTAACACACCAGTGGCACCGCCTCCCAATGATGATccaatcaacaatttttttaaaaaaataattttcttgggTGTTGCCACTGTGTCAAGTAGCATCGGTCTTTATATTTCAAAATACTCATTAAAAATACGAGTATTCAGgaagggaagaaaaagaaaaaaaattaatgtgtaCTGCCAATCTTTCAGGTGGCaccagagaaaaaaaaattaacgtGTACTGCCAATCTTTCAGGTGGCACcggagaaatttaaaaaaaaatggatgCCATCGGTATGTCAGTCGACACCagtaaacatttaaaaaaattttgttggtGCCGCCGGTATGTCAAGCGACACCCGTTAAagttttttagaaaatatattttttaggtttCGCTGTCGTGTCAGTCGGCACCggtgatatttaaaaaaaatttgtagaaaGAATAGTTCGAAACTTTGGTCATTGTTTTAGAAG includes these proteins:
- the LOC107942498 gene encoding protein TIFY 5A translates to MRRNCNLELRLHPSSYSGGDRVEESSENPENQQQQLTIFYNGRVCVCDVTEIQARAILMIANRETDERLRTPRQGSEPASPMVHSQINSPNNGLSTSMKRSLQRFLQKRKNRIQATSPYH